Proteins encoded within one genomic window of Aerococcus viridans:
- the obgE gene encoding GTPase ObgE translates to MSTFFDYAKIWVKAGKGGDGMVAFLREKYRPDGGPAGGDGGRGGDIIFKVDEGLRTLMDFRYNRHFKAKPGENGMPKGMYGRGAEDMYVAVPPGTVVKNFDTGQIIGDLVENGEELVVAHGGRGGRGNMKFATHNNPAPEIAENGEPGDEITLQLELKLIADAGLVGFPSVGKSTLLSVVTAATPKIGDYHFTTITPNLGVVNTRSHESFVLADLPGLIEGAAEGIGLGFQFLRHVERTKVILHVIDMGGSENRDPFDDYVAINKELDNYDDNLMSRPTIIVANKMDIPEAELYIEEFKEKLASYFAENYPDLELPEIFPISAYTREGLDPLMDHTAELIRLEEARIAEEGKQASTETVVYEIPEDEEPPFYVGRESDGTFYLYGDKIEKTFKMANLEYDESALRFARQLKNMGVDKALAARGAKQGDIIRILDYEFEFQE, encoded by the coding sequence GTCAACATTTTTTGATTATGCCAAGATCTGGGTAAAAGCAGGTAAGGGTGGCGACGGTATGGTTGCCTTTTTACGAGAAAAATATCGTCCAGATGGAGGTCCAGCTGGAGGAGATGGCGGTCGCGGAGGCGACATCATCTTCAAAGTTGACGAAGGGTTAAGAACCTTGATGGATTTCCGTTACAACCGTCACTTTAAGGCAAAACCAGGTGAAAATGGTATGCCAAAAGGTATGTACGGTCGTGGTGCAGAGGATATGTATGTCGCTGTACCCCCTGGAACTGTTGTCAAAAACTTTGACACTGGTCAAATTATTGGTGATTTAGTGGAGAACGGTGAAGAGCTCGTCGTTGCACATGGTGGTCGTGGTGGCCGTGGGAACATGAAATTTGCGACCCACAACAACCCGGCACCAGAAATCGCTGAAAATGGTGAACCAGGTGACGAAATTACCCTACAACTAGAATTGAAATTGATTGCTGATGCTGGATTAGTTGGTTTCCCATCAGTTGGTAAGTCAACCTTATTATCGGTTGTCACAGCGGCAACACCTAAAATTGGTGATTACCACTTTACGACCATTACACCAAATTTAGGTGTGGTAAATACTCGTTCGCATGAATCTTTTGTATTAGCCGATTTACCAGGGTTAATCGAAGGGGCTGCTGAAGGTATTGGTTTAGGGTTCCAATTCTTACGCCACGTTGAGCGTACTAAGGTGATTTTACATGTAATTGATATGGGTGGTTCTGAAAACCGCGACCCATTTGACGACTATGTAGCTATCAACAAAGAATTAGATAATTATGATGACAATTTGATGTCTAGACCAACGATTATCGTTGCCAATAAAATGGATATTCCTGAAGCTGAACTATATATTGAAGAATTTAAGGAAAAACTTGCAAGCTATTTTGCAGAAAACTATCCAGATTTAGAATTGCCAGAAATTTTCCCAATTTCAGCTTATACTAGAGAAGGTTTAGATCCTTTAATGGACCATACGGCTGAATTGATCCGTTTAGAAGAAGCGCGCATTGCTGAAGAAGGTAAACAAGCGTCTACTGAAACAGTGGTTTATGAAATTCCTGAAGACGAAGAACCACCATTCTATGTGGGCCGTGAGTCAGATGGGACCTTCTACTTATACGGTGACAAAATTGAGAAAACATTCAAGATGGCGAACTTGGAATATGATGAGTCGGCATTACGATTTGCTCGTCAGTTGAAGAATATGGGTGTTGATAAAGCCTTGGCTGCACGTGGTGCGAAGCAAGGGGATATTATCCGTATCTTAGATTACGAGTTCGAATTCCAAGAATAG